ACCGGACTATCGATGTCAAACACGCCCAGCAGGCGACCTTCCACTACGATGGGGAGCACGATTTCCGCCCTGGATGCGCTATCGCAAGCAATATGGCCGGGGAAGGCATGAACGTCGGGAACCACGATCGTCTCTCGCTGTTGCGCAGCCGCGCCGCACACACCGCACCCCAGTGCGATGCGCACGCAGGCAACCTTGCCCTGGAACGGGCCGAGCACCAGTTCTTGCCCGTCAAACAGATAGAAGCCGGCCCAGTTCAGCTCGGGCAATACTTGATAGATGAAAGCGGAGAACTGTGCGCTGTTGGCGATGAAATCCCGTTCATTCCCGAGCAGGCTGTTGAGCTGCTTGGCGAGGGAGTCGTAATCTACCTGTGCGGCAGAAGCAGCGCCATTTACTTCGAACATGCTTCTTCTCCAATAGGCTGTGGTGGCCTTGTCGAGGAGAGCTTGGCCTTGAACCAGTTCCCCAATGTATCAAGATAGGTAAAGACCACGGGCACCACCACCAGGGTCAGCAGCGTGGATGCCAGGACGCCGCCGATCACCGCGTTGGCCATCGACGCATACCCATCTCCCATATCCTTGCTCACGGCAACTGGCAGCATGCCCAGCACCATGGCCCCGGTCGTCATCAAGATGGGGCGCAGGCGGATACGCCCAGCGGCAACGATTGCGTCGTGGCG
The sequence above is a segment of the Chitinivorax sp. PXF-14 genome. Coding sequences within it:
- a CDS encoding GAF domain-containing protein: MFEVNGAASAAQVDYDSLAKQLNSLLGNERDFIANSAQFSAFIYQVLPELNWAGFYLFDGQELVLGPFQGKVACVRIALGCGVCGAAAQQRETIVVPDVHAFPGHIACDSASRAEIVLPIVVEGRLLGVFDIDSPVHGRFNSEDALGLQALLAIYVASTGFPKH